In a genomic window of Pedobacter sp. KBS0701:
- a CDS encoding DEAD/DEAH box helicase, whose protein sequence is MSLDKLKLSKPLVAAMTDAGFLTPKEIQARTMSRILGGQDVIAVGPEGSGKTTTYVLATLMKLKYAFEEAPRALILVPDAEHVDHVLEQFKLLNRNSTFRILGIDSRGAVDTQMNEITDGCDIIVAVPDRARALYLKLALNTNKIQLFIVDNAELIVKKGLQLPVVELANSAYKSQHVVFTEVMHEKLNHMISPFMKDSTTTIEVDEIREKQAEVYQQMLYLVPNFRTKLNLLILLLGDTEVFDKVVVFVNTRLTAQTVYKNFNQHKEGEISIYRSLFFDDKGYDDIDDFKDNPKARVLIVANENLGELNIEGIPFILHFELPEQKETLIQRIVKHGDEDVVAITFSTDIELIEVKKIEQAIGQKLEIMELPEDLKVVDAADKPKKKKGAEEDGSSERGAAFHEKKASNLKNYNYSAGTKAKMTYKNKKGLS, encoded by the coding sequence GTGTCTTTAGATAAATTAAAACTTAGTAAACCACTTGTTGCCGCCATGACTGATGCGGGATTTTTAACTCCAAAAGAAATCCAGGCCAGAACAATGTCGCGCATTTTAGGTGGACAAGATGTTATAGCGGTGGGACCGGAGGGTTCAGGAAAAACAACAACTTATGTTTTAGCTACTTTAATGAAATTGAAATACGCCTTTGAGGAAGCACCCAGGGCTTTAATTTTAGTGCCAGACGCAGAACATGTAGATCATGTTTTGGAACAATTTAAATTATTAAACCGGAACAGTACATTTAGAATTTTGGGAATTGATAGCCGTGGCGCTGTTGATACCCAAATGAATGAAATCACAGATGGCTGTGATATTATTGTTGCAGTACCAGACCGTGCACGTGCCTTATACCTGAAATTGGCATTAAACACGAACAAAATCCAGTTATTTATAGTTGATAATGCAGAGCTTATTGTTAAAAAAGGCCTGCAATTACCAGTTGTAGAATTAGCTAACAGTGCTTATAAATCTCAGCATGTGGTGTTTACCGAGGTAATGCACGAAAAATTAAACCACATGATTTCGCCTTTTATGAAAGATTCTACTACAACCATCGAGGTTGATGAAATAAGAGAAAAGCAGGCGGAAGTTTATCAGCAAATGCTTTATCTGGTACCGAATTTCAGAACAAAGCTAAATCTGTTAATCTTATTACTAGGCGATACGGAAGTTTTTGATAAAGTTGTTGTTTTTGTAAATACACGGTTAACTGCACAAACAGTTTATAAAAACTTTAATCAGCATAAAGAAGGTGAAATTAGCATTTACCGCTCGCTGTTTTTTGATGATAAGGGTTATGATGATATTGATGACTTTAAAGATAACCCAAAGGCAAGAGTTTTAATTGTTGCGAATGAGAATTTAGGCGAACTCAATATTGAAGGAATTCCTTTTATCCTGCACTTTGAATTGCCAGAGCAGAAAGAAACCTTAATTCAGCGCATTGTTAAGCATGGCGATGAAGATGTGGTGGCCATTACTTTTTCTACCGATATTGAATTGATTGAAGTGAAAAAAATTGAACAGGCTATTGGCCAGAAATTAGAGATCATGGAATTGCCTGAAGATTTAAAAGTGGTTGATGCTGCTGATAAACCTAAGAAAAAGAAAGGTGCCGAAGAAGATGGATCTTCAGAGCGCGGTGCTGCATTTCATGAAAAAAAAGCCAGCAACCTTAAAAACTACAATTATAGTGCAGGCACTAAAGCCAAAATGACCTATAAGAATAAAAAAGGATTGTCTTAA